The following are from one region of the Sorghum bicolor cultivar BTx623 chromosome 2, Sorghum_bicolor_NCBIv3, whole genome shotgun sequence genome:
- the LOC8079907 gene encoding GIGYF family protein CG11148 isoform X2 translates to MAATPDRANADLRRRLAVDTPPPPQIAREKQGLDTEIPLSPQWLMKDPVSQGIRSDLSKTSGTGEDPGYSAKKKDIFRSSVLDGETGRRDRWRDDEREPNSTHRWSRWRETDKEHGDARKVERWSDDTSKHSVDGHRVPQERWGDSNNKEGSYDQRRENKWAARWGSNDKWGDSGKEGDASRGKGFSHYGKDVNSYEKDTEKDDNVSRSWKSSYSAGRGRGDLPHYPSQTPQKSSATYGYGRGKPDNDFANFPNNRGKFTSGTSAISSGSSRPFHLGLLSDRPGGVSDRSAFRYSRMKLLDIYRSCDVTDFKLSVDCLEEVSVFMQEDALEPLALSAPVAEEAAILKAIDKGDIINSGVHQASKDGSAGKAGREEQPGGVEVSGVAGNTDSTARGESMRPGTSTYVVPQRSQFTGEHKLGPSEFGHQIPSFLNQETKTVGMMGFDNFASPVQPHPNPESLSLYYKDPQGQIQGPFSGADIIGWFEAGYFGIDLLVRPVNAPPDIPFLMLGDVMPHLRAKARPPPGFATSKPSDMLAPETQPTGKFVSSSMQAGSAGIGIFDSGPSRKDNPVEAQNRFLESLMSNSVRNPSADTISLTGGMNELGSSSFGNISVRGGESGVNMNYLLAQKGLLERQNSLQNPVTYWTGDAAPASQAHPMADTSRQSLQSQNVDLLAMLQSKEKPQVATGNSGLPLWPNYPEARNVNPNMHGGDLAQGVLNMRQDLQNSQNIGIGVQQHNLMPQNRPALSHLPPEKLAEISQDPQLLNMLQQQYLLSQLQLQSQTPLTPQPQLSMLDKMLLLKQQQQLQQQQQLQQQQQQQQQQLQQQLQLEQQQKLLLQQQLLSQMVPHVHPNQHTDDSYTLKHTSVPSDDSMGLGLRRMQETIEVDQKLPVHGMQVGQQPNQSIMNFRNMDGVALSQSSPGMLEDFANVDLQLKSTMVNSKLVEAADRNEGFKSHEVGTAAEKNMSGKDLDSGSTRIIGSASDEAKDLHEPPLDPKSENVLSDISGQVQELNLSAENTSSGIVTAVATEVKVTDTQETKKAEKKKKQKKKQAAADAGKGASKAVSAQQPRQETEVDSSDLGGNKHDLPDDTEELFWGSPIRVQNEILPPKSLPEEYDAGKAESQFSSLSSDPHSMASQRAWKQPTQGPRPKSLLEIQAEEQLRAQKGLATETAKPAASVPSIPWNGMTISSEQHYGGSSKSLGSTESAGERNKRSQLHDLLAEEVLARSSIADNENLGNANDAFYPPLSPAAVQPQPAAPALDDNDFIEAKDKKNKKKAAKTKASTVKAPSPVGSFDPPAISMPSEKGKSVKQAQQELEILPAPPSGPSFGDFVLWKSDQTSSVPAPAWSNDSAKVQKPLSLRDIQREQERRTAYVQQQAPSPTPAKVAPNHKSQGNASSRQASGSSPSQAVAPVQISSNAPSRSKSIAEDDLFWGPSEHSKQDKKQSEFPSLSSQSRSSMMKDQSPLNRQKSQAGRLPVSSAATANQSGKGKAEAANKQTEAMDFRDWCESEWARLTGTNDISFLEFCIKQSTTEAEMLLHENIGSLDRSHQFIDKFLNYKAFLSADVIDMAFQAPNTRGTRGDGAGRANAAPAARGGTSVDAELDVVGKKKGKKGKKVSAAVLGFNVVSNRIMMGEIQNVD, encoded by the exons AGAAGCAAGGCCTTGATACTGAAATACCCCTTTCTCCTCAGTGGCTTATGAAG GATCCTGTTTCACAGGGTATCCGCTCAGATCTTTCAAAGACATCAGGGACTGGTGAAGACCCAGGCTACAGCGCGAAGAAAAAAGATATTTTCAGGTCTTCTGTGCTTGATGGTGAAACTGGGCGCCGTGACCGCTGGCGCGATGATGAAAGGGAACCCAATTCGACCCATCGGTGGAGTCGCTGGAGGGAGACAGATAAGGAACATGGTGATGCACGCAAAGTGGAAAGATGGTCAGATGACACCTCCAAGCATTCTGTAGATGGTCATCGTGTTCCGCAGGAGCGCTGGGGCGATTCCAATAATAAGGAAGGCAGTTATGACCAACGGCGTGAGAATAAGTGGGCTGCACGTTGGGGTTCCAATGATAAGTGGGGGGATTCAGGTAAAGAGGGTGATGCTTCCCGTGGAAAAGGTTTCTCTCACTATGGAAAGGATGTCAACAGTTACGAAAAGGATACTGAAAAGGATGACAATGTTTCTCGTTCATGGAAATCTAGTTATTCTGCGGGCCGTGGGCGTGGAGATTTGCCTCACTATCCTTCTCAGACTCCGCAGAAATCATCTGCTACTTATGGATATGGTAGGGGGAAGCCAGACAATGATTTTGCAAATTTTCCAAACAATCGTGGAAAGTTCACATCTGGTACAAGTGCAATCAGTAGTGGATCTTCACGACCATTCCATCTTGGTCTACTTTCTGACAGACCTGGTGGTGTATCAGATCGTTCAGCATTCAGATATAGTAGGATGAAGTTGCTTGACATATACAGAAGTTGTGATGTCACTGATTTTAAGTTATCTGTCGATTGTTTGGAGGAAGTCTCTGTGTTCATGCAAGAAGATGCTTTGGAACCTTTAGCACTATCTGCTCCTGTTGCTGAAGAAGCG GCCATTCTAAAAGCAATTGACAAAGGGGATATCATAAACAGTGGTGTCCATCAGGCTTCTAAAGATGGTTCTGCTGGAAAAG CTGGTAGAGAAGAGCAGCCAGGAGGCGTAGAAGTCTCAG GTGTTGCTGGAAATACTGATTCGACAGCAAGAGGGGAGTCAATGCGTCCTGGGACATCTACCTATGTTGTTCCACAAAGGTCTCAGTTTACTGGAGAACATAAGCTTGGGCCATCTGAATTTGGGCATCAAATACCTAGTTTCTTAAATCAAGAAACTAAAACTGTTGGCATGATGGGTTTTGATAACTTCGCCAGTCCAGTGCAGCCTCATCCTAATCCAGAAAGCCTCTCTCTGTACTACAAAGATCCACAAGGTCAAATTCAAGGCCCCTTTTCTGGTGCTGACATTATTGGCTGGTTTGAGGCAGGTTATTTTGGCATTGATTTGCTGGTTCGTCCAGTGAATGCCCCCCCTGATATTCCTTTCTTAATGCTTGGGGATGTTATGCCTCATCTGAGAGCAAAGGCAAGGCCCCCGCCAGGATTTGCCACTTCAAAGCCAAGCGATATGCTAGCTCCGGAGACCCAACCTACAGGGAAGTTTGTCAGCTCTAGCATGCAAGCAGGATCAGCTGGCATCGGAATATTTGACAGTGGGCCAAGCAGGAAAGACAATCCTGTTGAGGCTCAAAATCGTTTCCTGGAGTCACTTATGTCCAATAGTGTGCGGAATCCTTCGGCAGACACTATCTCTTTAACAGGAG GTATGAATGAACTTGGCAGTAGTAGCTTTGGCAACATTTCTGTGCGTGGAGGTGAGAGTGGGGTCAATATGAACTATCTTTTGGCACAAAAAGGACTGTTGGAGAGGCAAAATTCTTTGCAAAACCCTGTTACATATTGGACAGGAGATGCTGCTCCAGCATCACAAGCACATCCAATGGCTGATACATCTCGCCAATCTTTGCAATCCCAGAATGTTGATTTACTAGCCATGCTGCAATCAAAGGAGAAACCTCAAGTTGCTACTGGTAATTCTGGACTGCCACTATGGCCCAATTACCCTGAAGCAAGAAATGTTAATCCTAACATGCATGGTGGAGATCTTGCTCAAGGGGTTCTTAATATGCGTCAAGATCTGCAGAACTCCCAGAACATTGGTATTGGTGTTCAACAGCACAACTTAATGCCACAAAACCGACCAGCTTTGTCTCATTTGCCACCTGAGAAGCTTGCCGAGATATCTCAAGATCCACAGCTGTTAAATATGCTTCAGCAGCAATATCTTTTGTCACAACTACAGTTGCAGTCACAGACACCTTTGACACCTCAGCCACAACTCTCTATGTTGGACAAGATGTTATTGctcaagcagcagcagcaacttcagcagcagcagcaacttcagcagcaacagcagcagcagcaacaacaactgcAACAGCAGCTGCAGCTGGAGCAGCAACAAAAGCTATTGTTGCAGCAGCAACTACTTTCTCAGATGGTACCTCACGTTCATCCCAATCAGCACACTGATGATTCTTATACATTGAAGCATACTTCTGTGCCATCTGATGATTCTATGGGTCTTGGTCTTAGAAGAATGCAAGAGACTATCGAAGTCGATCAGAAATTGCCTGTCCATGGTATGCAGGTGGGGCAGCAACCTAATCAGTCAATTATGAATTTTAGAAATATGGATGGTGTAGCTTTATCTCAAAGCTCTCCTGGAATGTTGGAAGATTTTGCGAATGTCGACTTACAATTGAAATCAACTATGGTAAACTCAAAGCTGGTGGAAGCTGCAGATAGAAACGAGGGGTTTAAATCTCACGAAGTGGGCACTGCAGCAGAAAAAAACATGTCTGGAAAGGATTTGGATTCTGGATCTACTAGGATTATAGGGAGTGCTTCAGATGAAGCTAAGGATTTACATGAACCACCACTAGATCCAAAGTCAGAAAATGTATTATCTGATATATCTGGTCAGGTTCAAGAATTGAATCTGTCGGCAGAAAATACCTCTTCTGGCATTGTGACAGCTGTGGCAACTGAAGTAAAAGTTACTGATACACAGGAGACCAAGAAAgcagagaagaaaaagaagcaaaagaaaaaacaggCTGCTGCAGATGCTGGCAAAGGAGCATCAAAGGCGGTTTCAGCCCAGCAACCAAGGCAGGAAACTGAGGTTGACAGTTCTGATCTTGGTGGTAATAAGCATGATTTACCAGATGACACAGAGGAACTATTTTGGGGTTCACCTATCAGAGTGCAAAATGAGATATTACCCCCCAAAAGTCTTCCAGAGGAATATGACGCTGGCAAAGCTGAATCACAGTTCAGTTCTctatcatctgatcctcatagcATGGCAAGCCAGCGTGCATGGAAACAACCTACTCAGGGTCCCAGGCCTAAGTCACTGCTGGAAATCCAAGCTGAGGAACAATTGCGTGCACAGAAAGGATTAGCTACTGAAACTGCTAAGCCAGCAGCTTCAGTCCCTTCAATTCCTTGGAATGGCATGACAATATCCTCCGAGCAACATTATGGGGGTTCAAGTAAATCATTGGGAAGCACGGAAAGTGCTGGTGAGAGAAATAAAAGAAGCCAGTTGCATGATTTACTGGCAGAAGAAGTTCTGGCGAGGTCAAGCATTGCAGATAATGAGAACTTAGGTAATGCCAATGATGCATTTTACCCTCCTCTGTCGCCTGCTGCTGTTCAGCCTCagcctgctgctcctgctcttgATGATAATGACTTCATTGAGGCCAAGGAcaaaaagaacaaaaagaaggcAGCAAAAACAAAAGCTTCTACTGTGAAAGCTCCATCACCTGTTGGTTCCTTTGATCCACCAGCTATTTCAATGCCCTCTGAAAAGGGAAAGTCTGTCAAGCAAGCACAACAGGAGTTAGAAATATTGCCAGCTCCACCAAGTGGTCCATCCTTTGGTGATTTTGTTCTTTGGAAGAGTGATCAGACTAGCTCTGTGCCTGCTCCAGCATGGTCTAATGACTCAGCAAAGGTACAGAAACCTTTGTCTTTGAGAGATATTCAGAGAGAACAAGAAAGGAGAACCGCTTATGTCCAGCAACAAGCACCCTCACCAACTCCAGCAAAGGTGGCCCCGAACCATAAAAGTCAGGGGAATGCTTCTTCCCGGCAAGCTTCTGGATCATCTCCATCACAGGCAGTTGCCCCTGTCCAAATAAGTTCCAATGCTCCCAGTCGTTCCAAGTCAATTGCTGAAGATGATTTGTTTTGGGGCCCTTCTGAGCACTCCAAACAAGATAAAAAGCA GTCTGAGTTTCCATCTCTGTCAAGTCAGAGCAGAAGTTCCATGATGAAGGATCAATCTCCACTGAATCGTCAAAAGTCTCAGGCAGGCAGATTGCCAGTTTCTTCTGCTGCTACTGCCAACCAATCTGGCAAAGGGAAAGCAGAGGCTGCGAACAAGCAGACTG AGGCAATGGACTTCAGAGATTGGTGTGAGAGTGAATGGGCCAGGCTCACTGGAACAAATG ATATAAGCTTCCTTGAGTTCTGCATAAAGCAATCAACTACCGAAGCGGAGATGCTCCTTCACGAGAACATTGGTTCTCTTGACCGCAGTCACCAGTTCATCGACAAGTTCCTCAACTACAAGGCCTTCCTGTCAGCAGACGTGATCGACATGGCCTTCCAAGCTCCCAACACGCGTGGTACCCGCGGTGACGGCGCAGGGCGTGCAAACGCTGCTCCTGCAGCCAGAGGAGGCACGAGCGTGGACGCGGAGCTGGATgttgtcgggaagaagaaaggcaAGAAGGGGAAGAAGGTGAGCGCGGCAGTGTTGGGGTTCAACGTGGTGAGCAACCGTATAATGATGGGCGAGATCCAGAACGTTGATTAG
- the LOC8079907 gene encoding GIGYF family protein CG11148 isoform X1 — protein sequence MAATPDRANADLRRRLAVDTPPPPQIAREKQGLDTEIPLSPQWLMKVGENRDPVSQGIRSDLSKTSGTGEDPGYSAKKKDIFRSSVLDGETGRRDRWRDDEREPNSTHRWSRWRETDKEHGDARKVERWSDDTSKHSVDGHRVPQERWGDSNNKEGSYDQRRENKWAARWGSNDKWGDSGKEGDASRGKGFSHYGKDVNSYEKDTEKDDNVSRSWKSSYSAGRGRGDLPHYPSQTPQKSSATYGYGRGKPDNDFANFPNNRGKFTSGTSAISSGSSRPFHLGLLSDRPGGVSDRSAFRYSRMKLLDIYRSCDVTDFKLSVDCLEEVSVFMQEDALEPLALSAPVAEEAAILKAIDKGDIINSGVHQASKDGSAGKAGREEQPGGVEVSGVAGNTDSTARGESMRPGTSTYVVPQRSQFTGEHKLGPSEFGHQIPSFLNQETKTVGMMGFDNFASPVQPHPNPESLSLYYKDPQGQIQGPFSGADIIGWFEAGYFGIDLLVRPVNAPPDIPFLMLGDVMPHLRAKARPPPGFATSKPSDMLAPETQPTGKFVSSSMQAGSAGIGIFDSGPSRKDNPVEAQNRFLESLMSNSVRNPSADTISLTGGMNELGSSSFGNISVRGGESGVNMNYLLAQKGLLERQNSLQNPVTYWTGDAAPASQAHPMADTSRQSLQSQNVDLLAMLQSKEKPQVATGNSGLPLWPNYPEARNVNPNMHGGDLAQGVLNMRQDLQNSQNIGIGVQQHNLMPQNRPALSHLPPEKLAEISQDPQLLNMLQQQYLLSQLQLQSQTPLTPQPQLSMLDKMLLLKQQQQLQQQQQLQQQQQQQQQQLQQQLQLEQQQKLLLQQQLLSQMVPHVHPNQHTDDSYTLKHTSVPSDDSMGLGLRRMQETIEVDQKLPVHGMQVGQQPNQSIMNFRNMDGVALSQSSPGMLEDFANVDLQLKSTMVNSKLVEAADRNEGFKSHEVGTAAEKNMSGKDLDSGSTRIIGSASDEAKDLHEPPLDPKSENVLSDISGQVQELNLSAENTSSGIVTAVATEVKVTDTQETKKAEKKKKQKKKQAAADAGKGASKAVSAQQPRQETEVDSSDLGGNKHDLPDDTEELFWGSPIRVQNEILPPKSLPEEYDAGKAESQFSSLSSDPHSMASQRAWKQPTQGPRPKSLLEIQAEEQLRAQKGLATETAKPAASVPSIPWNGMTISSEQHYGGSSKSLGSTESAGERNKRSQLHDLLAEEVLARSSIADNENLGNANDAFYPPLSPAAVQPQPAAPALDDNDFIEAKDKKNKKKAAKTKASTVKAPSPVGSFDPPAISMPSEKGKSVKQAQQELEILPAPPSGPSFGDFVLWKSDQTSSVPAPAWSNDSAKVQKPLSLRDIQREQERRTAYVQQQAPSPTPAKVAPNHKSQGNASSRQASGSSPSQAVAPVQISSNAPSRSKSIAEDDLFWGPSEHSKQDKKQSEFPSLSSQSRSSMMKDQSPLNRQKSQAGRLPVSSAATANQSGKGKAEAANKQTEAMDFRDWCESEWARLTGTNDISFLEFCIKQSTTEAEMLLHENIGSLDRSHQFIDKFLNYKAFLSADVIDMAFQAPNTRGTRGDGAGRANAAPAARGGTSVDAELDVVGKKKGKKGKKVSAAVLGFNVVSNRIMMGEIQNVD from the exons AGAAGCAAGGCCTTGATACTGAAATACCCCTTTCTCCTCAGTGGCTTATGAAGGTGGGAGAAAACAGG GATCCTGTTTCACAGGGTATCCGCTCAGATCTTTCAAAGACATCAGGGACTGGTGAAGACCCAGGCTACAGCGCGAAGAAAAAAGATATTTTCAGGTCTTCTGTGCTTGATGGTGAAACTGGGCGCCGTGACCGCTGGCGCGATGATGAAAGGGAACCCAATTCGACCCATCGGTGGAGTCGCTGGAGGGAGACAGATAAGGAACATGGTGATGCACGCAAAGTGGAAAGATGGTCAGATGACACCTCCAAGCATTCTGTAGATGGTCATCGTGTTCCGCAGGAGCGCTGGGGCGATTCCAATAATAAGGAAGGCAGTTATGACCAACGGCGTGAGAATAAGTGGGCTGCACGTTGGGGTTCCAATGATAAGTGGGGGGATTCAGGTAAAGAGGGTGATGCTTCCCGTGGAAAAGGTTTCTCTCACTATGGAAAGGATGTCAACAGTTACGAAAAGGATACTGAAAAGGATGACAATGTTTCTCGTTCATGGAAATCTAGTTATTCTGCGGGCCGTGGGCGTGGAGATTTGCCTCACTATCCTTCTCAGACTCCGCAGAAATCATCTGCTACTTATGGATATGGTAGGGGGAAGCCAGACAATGATTTTGCAAATTTTCCAAACAATCGTGGAAAGTTCACATCTGGTACAAGTGCAATCAGTAGTGGATCTTCACGACCATTCCATCTTGGTCTACTTTCTGACAGACCTGGTGGTGTATCAGATCGTTCAGCATTCAGATATAGTAGGATGAAGTTGCTTGACATATACAGAAGTTGTGATGTCACTGATTTTAAGTTATCTGTCGATTGTTTGGAGGAAGTCTCTGTGTTCATGCAAGAAGATGCTTTGGAACCTTTAGCACTATCTGCTCCTGTTGCTGAAGAAGCG GCCATTCTAAAAGCAATTGACAAAGGGGATATCATAAACAGTGGTGTCCATCAGGCTTCTAAAGATGGTTCTGCTGGAAAAG CTGGTAGAGAAGAGCAGCCAGGAGGCGTAGAAGTCTCAG GTGTTGCTGGAAATACTGATTCGACAGCAAGAGGGGAGTCAATGCGTCCTGGGACATCTACCTATGTTGTTCCACAAAGGTCTCAGTTTACTGGAGAACATAAGCTTGGGCCATCTGAATTTGGGCATCAAATACCTAGTTTCTTAAATCAAGAAACTAAAACTGTTGGCATGATGGGTTTTGATAACTTCGCCAGTCCAGTGCAGCCTCATCCTAATCCAGAAAGCCTCTCTCTGTACTACAAAGATCCACAAGGTCAAATTCAAGGCCCCTTTTCTGGTGCTGACATTATTGGCTGGTTTGAGGCAGGTTATTTTGGCATTGATTTGCTGGTTCGTCCAGTGAATGCCCCCCCTGATATTCCTTTCTTAATGCTTGGGGATGTTATGCCTCATCTGAGAGCAAAGGCAAGGCCCCCGCCAGGATTTGCCACTTCAAAGCCAAGCGATATGCTAGCTCCGGAGACCCAACCTACAGGGAAGTTTGTCAGCTCTAGCATGCAAGCAGGATCAGCTGGCATCGGAATATTTGACAGTGGGCCAAGCAGGAAAGACAATCCTGTTGAGGCTCAAAATCGTTTCCTGGAGTCACTTATGTCCAATAGTGTGCGGAATCCTTCGGCAGACACTATCTCTTTAACAGGAG GTATGAATGAACTTGGCAGTAGTAGCTTTGGCAACATTTCTGTGCGTGGAGGTGAGAGTGGGGTCAATATGAACTATCTTTTGGCACAAAAAGGACTGTTGGAGAGGCAAAATTCTTTGCAAAACCCTGTTACATATTGGACAGGAGATGCTGCTCCAGCATCACAAGCACATCCAATGGCTGATACATCTCGCCAATCTTTGCAATCCCAGAATGTTGATTTACTAGCCATGCTGCAATCAAAGGAGAAACCTCAAGTTGCTACTGGTAATTCTGGACTGCCACTATGGCCCAATTACCCTGAAGCAAGAAATGTTAATCCTAACATGCATGGTGGAGATCTTGCTCAAGGGGTTCTTAATATGCGTCAAGATCTGCAGAACTCCCAGAACATTGGTATTGGTGTTCAACAGCACAACTTAATGCCACAAAACCGACCAGCTTTGTCTCATTTGCCACCTGAGAAGCTTGCCGAGATATCTCAAGATCCACAGCTGTTAAATATGCTTCAGCAGCAATATCTTTTGTCACAACTACAGTTGCAGTCACAGACACCTTTGACACCTCAGCCACAACTCTCTATGTTGGACAAGATGTTATTGctcaagcagcagcagcaacttcagcagcagcagcaacttcagcagcaacagcagcagcagcaacaacaactgcAACAGCAGCTGCAGCTGGAGCAGCAACAAAAGCTATTGTTGCAGCAGCAACTACTTTCTCAGATGGTACCTCACGTTCATCCCAATCAGCACACTGATGATTCTTATACATTGAAGCATACTTCTGTGCCATCTGATGATTCTATGGGTCTTGGTCTTAGAAGAATGCAAGAGACTATCGAAGTCGATCAGAAATTGCCTGTCCATGGTATGCAGGTGGGGCAGCAACCTAATCAGTCAATTATGAATTTTAGAAATATGGATGGTGTAGCTTTATCTCAAAGCTCTCCTGGAATGTTGGAAGATTTTGCGAATGTCGACTTACAATTGAAATCAACTATGGTAAACTCAAAGCTGGTGGAAGCTGCAGATAGAAACGAGGGGTTTAAATCTCACGAAGTGGGCACTGCAGCAGAAAAAAACATGTCTGGAAAGGATTTGGATTCTGGATCTACTAGGATTATAGGGAGTGCTTCAGATGAAGCTAAGGATTTACATGAACCACCACTAGATCCAAAGTCAGAAAATGTATTATCTGATATATCTGGTCAGGTTCAAGAATTGAATCTGTCGGCAGAAAATACCTCTTCTGGCATTGTGACAGCTGTGGCAACTGAAGTAAAAGTTACTGATACACAGGAGACCAAGAAAgcagagaagaaaaagaagcaaaagaaaaaacaggCTGCTGCAGATGCTGGCAAAGGAGCATCAAAGGCGGTTTCAGCCCAGCAACCAAGGCAGGAAACTGAGGTTGACAGTTCTGATCTTGGTGGTAATAAGCATGATTTACCAGATGACACAGAGGAACTATTTTGGGGTTCACCTATCAGAGTGCAAAATGAGATATTACCCCCCAAAAGTCTTCCAGAGGAATATGACGCTGGCAAAGCTGAATCACAGTTCAGTTCTctatcatctgatcctcatagcATGGCAAGCCAGCGTGCATGGAAACAACCTACTCAGGGTCCCAGGCCTAAGTCACTGCTGGAAATCCAAGCTGAGGAACAATTGCGTGCACAGAAAGGATTAGCTACTGAAACTGCTAAGCCAGCAGCTTCAGTCCCTTCAATTCCTTGGAATGGCATGACAATATCCTCCGAGCAACATTATGGGGGTTCAAGTAAATCATTGGGAAGCACGGAAAGTGCTGGTGAGAGAAATAAAAGAAGCCAGTTGCATGATTTACTGGCAGAAGAAGTTCTGGCGAGGTCAAGCATTGCAGATAATGAGAACTTAGGTAATGCCAATGATGCATTTTACCCTCCTCTGTCGCCTGCTGCTGTTCAGCCTCagcctgctgctcctgctcttgATGATAATGACTTCATTGAGGCCAAGGAcaaaaagaacaaaaagaaggcAGCAAAAACAAAAGCTTCTACTGTGAAAGCTCCATCACCTGTTGGTTCCTTTGATCCACCAGCTATTTCAATGCCCTCTGAAAAGGGAAAGTCTGTCAAGCAAGCACAACAGGAGTTAGAAATATTGCCAGCTCCACCAAGTGGTCCATCCTTTGGTGATTTTGTTCTTTGGAAGAGTGATCAGACTAGCTCTGTGCCTGCTCCAGCATGGTCTAATGACTCAGCAAAGGTACAGAAACCTTTGTCTTTGAGAGATATTCAGAGAGAACAAGAAAGGAGAACCGCTTATGTCCAGCAACAAGCACCCTCACCAACTCCAGCAAAGGTGGCCCCGAACCATAAAAGTCAGGGGAATGCTTCTTCCCGGCAAGCTTCTGGATCATCTCCATCACAGGCAGTTGCCCCTGTCCAAATAAGTTCCAATGCTCCCAGTCGTTCCAAGTCAATTGCTGAAGATGATTTGTTTTGGGGCCCTTCTGAGCACTCCAAACAAGATAAAAAGCA GTCTGAGTTTCCATCTCTGTCAAGTCAGAGCAGAAGTTCCATGATGAAGGATCAATCTCCACTGAATCGTCAAAAGTCTCAGGCAGGCAGATTGCCAGTTTCTTCTGCTGCTACTGCCAACCAATCTGGCAAAGGGAAAGCAGAGGCTGCGAACAAGCAGACTG AGGCAATGGACTTCAGAGATTGGTGTGAGAGTGAATGGGCCAGGCTCACTGGAACAAATG ATATAAGCTTCCTTGAGTTCTGCATAAAGCAATCAACTACCGAAGCGGAGATGCTCCTTCACGAGAACATTGGTTCTCTTGACCGCAGTCACCAGTTCATCGACAAGTTCCTCAACTACAAGGCCTTCCTGTCAGCAGACGTGATCGACATGGCCTTCCAAGCTCCCAACACGCGTGGTACCCGCGGTGACGGCGCAGGGCGTGCAAACGCTGCTCCTGCAGCCAGAGGAGGCACGAGCGTGGACGCGGAGCTGGATgttgtcgggaagaagaaaggcaAGAAGGGGAAGAAGGTGAGCGCGGCAGTGTTGGGGTTCAACGTGGTGAGCAACCGTATAATGATGGGCGAGATCCAGAACGTTGATTAG